AAAACCCGGATCGCTCGCTTCGCTGTGCTTGGCGAATTCGATGCGCGCGATCGCGCGTTCGTGGACCTCGTCGGGCCCGTCGGCAAGGCGCAGGGTGCGCTGGTGCGCATAGGCCTTGGCCAGCCCGAAATCTTCGCTGACGCCCGCGCCGCCATGCGCCTGGATCGCGTCGTCGATGATCTTGAGCGCCATGTTCGGCGCCTGCACCTTGATCATCGCGATCTCGGCCGCGGCGGTCTTGTTGCCGACCTTGTCCATCATGTCGGCGGCCTTGAGGCAGAGGAGGCGCGTCATCTCGATGTCGATGCGCGCGCGCGCAAGGCGATGTTCCCAGATGCTGTATTCGGCGACCTTCTTGCCAAAGGCGACGCGCGACTGCAGCCGCTTCGCCATCTTGGCGATCGCCTCCTCCGCCACGCCGATCGTGCGCATGCAATGGTGGATGCGGCCCGGCCCGAGGCGCCCCTGCGCGATCTCGAAACCGCGCCCTTCGCCGAGCAGCATAGCATCCTCGGCGTTGACGCGAACGTCCTTCAGCTCGATTTCCATATGGCCGTGCGGCGCATCGTCATAACCGAAGACCGGCAGGTGGCGCAGGATGTTCACGCCGGGGGCATTCAGCGGCATCAGCACCATCGACTGCTGCGCGTGGCGCTTCGCCGCGAAATCGGTCTTGCCCATCACGATCGCGACCTCGCAGCGCGGATCGCCGGCGCCCGACGACCACCATTTGCGACCGTTGATCACATAATCGTCGCCGTCGCGCTCGATCCGCGTCTCGATGTTGGTCGCATCGGACGAGGCGACGCGCGGTTCGGTCATCAGGAACGCCGAGCGGATCTCGCCGTTCATCAGCCGGCCGAGATATTTGTCCTTCTGCGCGCGCGTGCCATAGCGGTGGAACACCTCCATATTGCCGGTGTCGGGCGCCGAGCAGTTGAACACCTCGCTCGCGAAGCCGACGCGGCCCATTTCCTCGGCGCACAGCGCATATTCGAGGTTGGTGAGGCCGGGCCCCTCGAACTCGAACGTCTCGTCGACATGGTGGTGCGCTGCGCTGCGCGGCGGCATGAACAGGTTCCAGATGCCAGCTTCCTTCGCCTCGGCCTTCAGATCCTCGACGATCTGGATGACCTTCCAGCGGTCGCCCGCCTTGTCCTGCTCATAATAGGTGGGGACGGCGGGGCGCACCTTGCGCTCGATGAAATCGCGCACCC
This DNA window, taken from Sphingopyxis sp. PAMC25046, encodes the following:
- a CDS encoding acyl-CoA dehydrogenase family protein — its product is MDFDLTDRQVYWRDRVRDFIERKVRPAVPTYYEQDKAGDRWKVIQIVEDLKAEAKEAGIWNLFMPPRSAAHHHVDETFEFEGPGLTNLEYALCAEEMGRVGFASEVFNCSAPDTGNMEVFHRYGTRAQKDKYLGRLMNGEIRSAFLMTEPRVASSDATNIETRIERDGDDYVINGRKWWSSGAGDPRCEVAIVMGKTDFAAKRHAQQSMVLMPLNAPGVNILRHLPVFGYDDAPHGHMEIELKDVRVNAEDAMLLGEGRGFEIAQGRLGPGRIHHCMRTIGVAEEAIAKMAKRLQSRVAFGKKVAEYSIWEHRLARARIDIEMTRLLCLKAADMMDKVGNKTAAAEIAMIKVQAPNMALKIIDDAIQAHGGAGVSEDFGLAKAYAHQRTLRLADGPDEVHERAIARIEFAKHSEASDPGFSSGDIGVSR